The following are from one region of the Hypanus sabinus isolate sHypSab1 chromosome 14, sHypSab1.hap1, whole genome shotgun sequence genome:
- the LOC132404439 gene encoding general transcription factor II-I repeat domain-containing protein 2-like, producing MENSKKRKVTEENRTFNDTWTDSFAFTVDETGLPVCLICNEKLANNKKSNVAKHFQNKHAAFAQKYPDGDERKKAVSELMRKVDLSKNHFQKWMKSGKSTTYASYIAAQEIVRHGKQFTDGEYIKESFIKISEHLFTDFKNKSEIVQKIRDMPLSAKTVKDRTIKMAEDITRQQIKDINSAVAYSIACDESKDKGDIEQIALFCQYVNSAGPQEELIELIPLKDQTRGEDICEAVLNCLRAKGIKTTHLVSVATDGAPNMTGTHKGFVALLQKSLDRKLLTFHCILHQEALCAQTFPPECTEVMDVVIQIVNKIMAKSLNHRQFRLLLDELESAYSDLLLHNKVRWLSKGEVLKRFVACLEEVKTFLGSKGLTFPELEQPEWLEKLHFMVDMTAHLNTLNTALQGKGRTALHMLEDVLAFERKLTVLARDLQKGTLSHFPNLREFKQGHDMIISEYLHSAIIAMQTSFGKRFCEFREEKNTLSFPVTPLSIDPSLLNTTALAGVSQPDLEMELADIADKDIWVSKFRRLTADLEDVARQKAVLAQNHKWSDIENLPKPDKLVFETWNAMSDIYVNMKKYALGVLSIFGSTYVCKQVFSNMNFIKNKHRARLTDDSLRSCVKMKVTSYSPDVQTLCAEVQDQKSH from the coding sequence atggagaattctaaaaaaagaaaagtgactgaagaaaacagaacctttaatgatacgtggacagattcatttgctttcactgttgacgagactggtttaccggtatgcttaatatgcaatgagaaactagcaaacaacaaaaagtcaaatgtcgcaaagcatttccagaataaacacgcagcctttgctcaaaaatatccggatggagatgagagaaaaaaagccgtttcggaactgatgcggaaggttgatctgagcaaaaatcatttccagaaatggatgaagtctggaaaatcaacgacatacgccagttatattgccgctcaggaaatagtcaggcacgggaagcagtttacagatggtgaatatataaaagaatctttcattaagatttcagaacatctattcacggactttaaaaacaagagtgaaattgtgcagaaaatcagggatatgcccctctctgcaaagactgtcaaagacagaaccataaaaatggcagaagacatcacaagacagcaaattaaagacatcaattcagctgtggcctactcgattgcctgtgacgagtctaaagacaaaggtgatattgaacaaatagcgttgttctgccagtatgtaaactctgccgggccacaggaagaactgattgagttgatacctctaaaagaccaaacacgaggggaggacatctgtgaggctgtcttgaattgtttaagagccaaaggaataaagaccacccatctggtgtcagtagctactgatggggcaccgaatatgacgggaacgcacaagggatttgtggctttactgcagaagtcgctggacagaaagctgctgacttttcactgcatcttgcaccaagaggcactgtgcgctcaaacatttcctccggaatgcacagaagtaatggatgttgtcattcagattgtcaataaaataatggcaaaaagtttaaatcaccgtcaattccgtttgttactggacgagctggaaagcgcatattctgatctcctgctgcacaacaaagtccggtggctgtccaaaggggaggtgctgaaacgctttgtcgcgtgtctggaagaagtgaaaactttcctgggcagcaaagggctcacctttcctgagctggaacagccagagtggctggaaaagctacacttcatggtagacatgacagcgcacctgaacacgctgaacacagctcttcaggggaaaggacgtacagccctacacatgttggaggatgttttggcattcgagcgcaagttgacagtgcttgccagagatttacagaaaggcactttgtctcacttccccaatttgagagagttcaaacaaggtcacgacatgataatttcggagtatttacattctgcaatcatcgcaatgcaaacatcgtttgggaaacgcttctgtgagttcagagaggaaaaaaacacattatccttcccggtcactcccttaagcatcgatccttccctactgaatacgactgcattggcaggtgtgagtcaacctgatcttgagatggaactggccgacatagccgacaaagacatatgggtgtccaagtttagacgcttgacagcagaccttgaagatgttgcccgtcagaaggccgttcttgctcagaatcacaaatggagtgatattgaaaaccttccaaaaccggacaaacttgtgttcgaaacatggaatgctatgtctgacatttatgtaaacatgaaaaagtatgcgcttggagtcctgtcgatctttggatccacatatgtatgtaagcaggtgttctccaacatgaactttattaaaaacaaacatcgcgcacgcctcacagatgacagcttgcgatcctgtgtaaagatgaaggtgacgtcatacagccctgatgtgcagacgctgtgcgctgaggtccaggaccagaaatcccattaa